A single Paenibacillus sp. FSL R5-0517 DNA region contains:
- a CDS encoding protein-glutamine gamma-glutamyltransferase → MIIVANQPALLNRSEWSDFEWYWLQQLQDRPTRYVYQSMDHLRFEWDLRGSLVNAAEGLDRSGVNFASFEKSRCNPAFWNRNAEGGFELKPNVTPADGIRDIWRNGHLYAFECATATVIVLYGGVLGSIREDAFNSLFRNLLLFDWHYDSDLRLIEKNGSETALPGDVLYFKNPDVSPETPEWQGENTIMLREDWYYGHGIGIASGGEIIRTLNQFRVPGSRVSAYLMDMVIYPDFFYLSRFAKNNPNNVAAASTPVLPGQLYVRLGGSRYLRS, encoded by the coding sequence ATGATCATTGTCGCAAATCAACCCGCCCTGCTGAACCGCTCGGAATGGTCTGATTTTGAATGGTACTGGTTACAGCAACTTCAGGATCGTCCAACGAGATATGTTTACCAATCCATGGATCATCTTCGATTTGAATGGGACTTGAGAGGCTCGCTCGTGAATGCAGCAGAAGGACTGGATCGAAGCGGGGTGAATTTTGCATCCTTTGAAAAATCCAGATGTAATCCTGCCTTCTGGAATCGAAATGCAGAGGGTGGATTCGAGCTTAAACCGAACGTAACACCCGCTGACGGCATCCGGGATATTTGGAGGAATGGGCACTTGTATGCCTTTGAATGTGCAACAGCCACGGTCATTGTGCTGTATGGTGGCGTGCTGGGAAGCATTCGTGAAGATGCTTTTAATTCGCTGTTTCGAAATCTGCTGCTCTTTGACTGGCATTATGACAGCGACCTGCGATTGATCGAAAAAAATGGTAGTGAAACCGCGCTTCCAGGAGATGTACTGTATTTCAAAAATCCGGATGTTTCTCCCGAAACCCCCGAATGGCAGGGAGAGAATACGATTATGCTGCGCGAGGACTGGTATTATGGCCATGGGATTGGCATTGCAAGCGGCGGAGAAATAATACGTACCCTGAATCAGTTCCGCGTTCCAGGTAGCCGGGTCTCTGCTTACTTAATGGATATGGTTATTTATCCGGACTTCTTTTATTTATCTCGATTCGCCAAGAACAACCCGAATAATGTTGCCGCTGCTTCTACACCTGTATTACCCGGACAGTTATATGTACGTCTTGGGGGCAGTCGTTATTTACGCAGCTGA